The following coding sequences are from one Augochlora pura isolate Apur16 chromosome 6, APUR_v2.2.1, whole genome shotgun sequence window:
- the Pps gene encoding protein partner of snf isoform X2 has translation MSSSYVVEPQESGSEKKDDTLIIVVNDDGTISVDQETLQSLITNQSNANVSVVRLGQVDTDTENGDITLTVDPPPFATANVNSGGTTTDATSFVDPFMEMDPEQLERLETALQSEEAKQILGENVTAMLDMLTVEEQQNSIRYSVELDHCYTSRLSPSDPKPRDPLPTTDSPTPSDNLQYEHQLSPNQGTSSVLPSVSDGDSAATPTTIAKAKGITKTSKPVGRPRKNVQPASVAACNNSRPSPSITSTPKSIGHSSTRNLTGALHQGLGRQQGRPNEEEEEEQTSSSIESSDSEPPSDNDSDFGPRGPRRGGIRARGGRKGLTTRGGSMAATRRRGTNKQMDMEQVRRLDMEMAAAVNAMKSPEKDERSGFNLVRGKRQFKSAIGRKKEEMQCVESSTVTVNENTSPSFEKPLQTTNQVKANLISANMIKGDMILTKPGQGKNNQKVTFVQKQVLVKSNDMKNVEPKKQLIFPKGKLVSQTGTKIFATKDGKLVQVPIPGKTVTSSVPVTQIKGTVPQVSSTQQMIVNQNQTLHTPQQQSVKVSTPASISKVKSCDVKKEKRKSDSFEIISKPETEPGKVTETKILDGTKKHPKKESRKSPAYMVDSLGPALFSTPDIIRRVGSNGDVKIQENIITSLISVTPVTSTTTANSATSTPALSTSSSSSPTSSRTGLAVSTPVEQITQLESHPPTEKRENDDTPVESNEDEAKPDLKTNGSEEIQAPLDTGTIEGEEHLLATLEMEANKHEEELLAEALMLQEELGVDLTEHSTALAEQGGGATSESLPLNSTLIPPVLVSDQEAVKPLDTLTSTVVTNLASTTAATVSTAVISATREPAKKPVKDEKEPIQIIRGGRVITLPPIEAPATRSKRLQTKVEPAQKLLESMKPTEKFSLQTVPQRSLQILKNETPTNVIDQDEEIENEDLMEEDDEEVVEEEEMDQFAGDEEEEEDEEQKQVRAVGVDEEEAEEEEDDEEEEEEEDNSDSEDDPDRLWCICKRPHNNRFMICCDVCEDWFHGKCVHVSKAMGQQMEEKGIEWVCPNCLKKKEEELKTKITVPNMVGKQRVQIDNPIALKNLTVPNPVTVGGETTPMNPSSSDYGDVQYSGNSSSSSSSMQCVVCKKEARNSSIYCSDACILAHAQETLTKDKPSSTGSTTSPKGTRPLPLEISARTKSESRVIVFERKTGKVLSGIDAPTRTNLRTWLKENPTFEVVSANNLGPLQIGKAIATIHTQIPGKPGKSTLLTSGKGPNLQKMTYTKVPGSKQMIITTGNKKFTVISAGQQPQHIQATNIKPIQIKQTLITQPNKNPFVLKTTTIKSSTPIQMKQQQNMQALKQTPPVKRQEVKQPVLQAKQQLKLTPPKKPETEPIRLNIRKTLTELLSSRIKETEDLKLTDDEIADLAFNIELEMYKYFKDTGAKYKAKYRSLVFNIKDTKNLTLFRKIANRSLTPDAVVRLSPDEMASQELAEWREKETKHQLEMIKKNELDMMAQAKSIVVKTHKGEQIIENDGGIDHVDPKTPVQDIVTALNSTDSITSTVDDPEKELDRINDEERLRIKEEVKKSKFFDEKKKKEKERSREKDKMKERSRERDNSRSKVVGRRDRSTSTGRHKHGRDDRERSKTREKSRERKSREKESKRERERDREKEKDRDRDRSRTRDRDRIKLRDKGSKERSKQKDKEKERGERERHRSGIGGGDGGGAGGGVGVGVAGGSDNSKGRSVAGGFVYCESKEFDKREDEKKRDTEKKEDSVGLAGGSSTERSIEDRLWRHIEDEATTNTIDGNDSDVSDREPTSTVTIKTPDINDDVDRDREQEPLSSTVDRDASKGSWQTVWRGFVNMVDVAKFFITAQEVSGHAKDLMDDLPDTVDVVGRISHDTVWDYISKMKKTGSKEILVIRLTAANDEEKIPYITLYSYLNSRSRLGVVGNVSKNIKDFYIMPFSSQSTIPQVLLPLNGPGFEEHRPHLLLGIIVRNKRKRFVGVSSSTIPIKLAKKDSDRSYTPPLVSVSKDKVGSSNMAAMIAGTVTITATATSTVVASASSPIVATAGSIYQKATIASAKEKQQPQQQQQQHTVTQTTLDTLNKAHIGMPRSTILDTATICKIVPELSSKIDLTSSPGKAPIDDDGDEPYSPGQMDEEQSDRDLRTTTAICTTAAALPSIQSVATMIGIDGSSIDNGIISSSKNSNELQRKMEELNRQIEEQKQQIQSISSSFLGESTSTLPGLGLDPPISDECEEAYSPPDTRSFTPPPPGISKFAQPILDKVSNITIPPNLQEILANVKRQESTKVDPYLPSKPSATFLTTVNSAVYQNSEKYSSASPSKISIGGSNKSSSDKSSLEPISHKESVSKEKESKSTLSSLSDLDLIKKAEEELAAVAAAASASATATATGNTTISGSQAAEHTAQPVLSATSSLSTIIGNSNSTMMPMSTNLSTGLTPVGDPSRDPTVYKSPYPESFKRSLAPEQPKPPGLEDEDFPPFPSTPPNVETNAARMTPRSKFVPKSGIVLSVKRKMNDDSIASSCPSSKASRIKSRWGQGPSDSID, from the exons ATGTCCAGTTCATACGTTGTTGAGCCACAGGAAAGTGGATCAGAAAAAAAGGATGACACTTTGATCATTGTTGTCAATGATGATGGTACAATATCAGTCGATCAGGAAACATTACAAAGCTTGATTA CAAACCAATCCAATGCTAATGTTAGCGTGGTTAGACTTGGACAAGTTGACACAGATACAGAAAACGGAGATATAACTCTAACCGTTGATCCTCCACCTTTTGCTACTGCTAATGTAAATTCAGGAGGTACTACTACTGATGCCACTAGTTTTGTCGATCCTTTCATGGAGATGGATCCAGAGCAGCTGGAAAGACTAGAAACAGCTCTACAGAGCGAAGAAGCAAAACAAATTCTTGGAGAGAATGTCACTGCTATGCTCG ACATGCTAACTGTAGAGGAACAACAAAACTCAATACGTTATAGCGTCGAATTGGATCACTGTTATACAAGTAGATTGTCGCCTTCCGACCCAAAACCACGAGATCCTTTACCTACTACCGATTCACCCACACCTAGCGACAATTTACAATATGAACATCAGCTCTCTCCCAATCAGGGAACATCAAGTGTATTGCCGTCTGTTAGCGATGGAGACAGTGCAGCGACACCGACAACGATAGCAAAAGCAAAAGGAATTACGAAAACT AGTAAACCCGTTGGTCGTCCACGGAAGAATGTTCAACCGGCTTCTGTTGCGGCATGTAACAACTCAAGACCGTCTCCCAGTATAACAAGTACACCCAAGTCGATTGGACATTCGTCGACTAGGAATTTAACAGGGGCATTGCATCAGGGTCTTGGAAgac AACAGGGAAGGCCGaacgaggaagaggaagaagagcaGACATCGTCGTCTATTGAATCGTCCGACTCGGAACCTCCGTCAGACAACGATTCTGACTTTGGACCTCGGGGTCCCAGAAGAGGCGGTATAAGAGCTAGAGGAGGTAGGAAGGGGCTTACTACCAGAGGCGGAAGTATGGCAGCTACCCGTAGAAGAGGTACCAACAAACAAATGGATATGGAGCAAGTCCGTAGATTGGACATGGAAATGGCTGCAGCGGTAAACGCTATGAAGAGCCCGGAAAAAGACGAAAGATCTG GTTTCAATCTTGTTCGAGGTAAAAGACAATTTAAATCTGCTATtggaaggaagaaagaagaaatgcaATGTGTCGAATCGTCTACAGTTACAGTGAATGAGAATACCTCGCCTTCATTCGAAAAACCATTACAAACTACAAATCAAGTGAAAGCCAATTTGATCAGTGCCAATATGATTAAAGGCGATATGATTCTTACAAAACCAGGTCAGGGAAAAAATAATCAGAAAGTCACTTTTGTGCAGAAACAAGTACTTGTTAAGTCGAACGATATGAAAAATGTGGAACCAAAGAAGCAACTGATATTTCCCAAGGGTAAACTTGTGAGTCAAACGGGAACTAAGATTTTCGCAACTAAAGATGGGAAATTGGTTCAAGTGCCTATACCCGGTAAAACTGTAACATCGAGTGTGCCGGTTACTCAAATCAAGGGTACGGTACCACAAGTTTCTTCTACCCAGCAGATGATCGTGAATCAGAACCAGACATTGCACACGCCACAACAGCAATCGGTAAAAGTGTCTACTCCTGCTAGCATTTCGAAAGTGAAGTCTTGCGATGTGAAGAAGGAGAAAAGGAAATCCGatagtttcgaaataattagcaAACCCGAGACTGAACCTGGAAAAGTTACAGAGACCAAGATTTTAGATG GTACAAAAAAACATCCAAAGAAAGAAAGTCGCAAATCACCAGCATACATGGTAGACAGTTTAGGGCCTGCGCTTTTTTCGACTCCCGATATCATTCGTCGAGTCGGCTCGAACGGTGACgtgaaaattcaagaaaacaTCATAACATCATTAATTTCAGTAACACCAGTTACAAGCACTACCACCGCAAATTCGGCCACATCAACTCCAGCATTGTCGACGTCGTCTTCTTCGTCCCCTACATCCAGTCGTACAG GTCTCGCAGTTTCTACGCCAGTTGAGCAAATAACGCAGTTAGAATCTCACCCACCTACGGAAAAGCGAGAAAATGACGATACTCCGGTAGAGAGCAACGAAGACGAAGCAAAACCTGATCTAAAGACAAATGGATCAGAAGAAATTCAAGCTCCTTTGGATACAG GCACCATAGAAGGTGAGGAACATTTACTAGCTACATTAGAAATGGAAGCCAATAAACACGAAGAGGAATTGCTCGCGGAAGCATTGATGTTGCAAGAGGAACTCGGAGTCGATTTAACCGaacat AGTACTGCACTTGCCGAACAAGGAGGTGGTGCGACTTCCGAATCGTTACCATTAAATAGTACGCTTATACCACCGGTGCTTGTGTCCGACCAAGAAGCAGTAAAACCTTTGGATACTTTGACGTCAACAGTGGTAACAAACTTGGCGAGTACCACCGCAGCTACGGTATCTACAGCAGTGATTAGTGCAACTCGAGAACCTGCAAAAAAACCTGTAAAAGATGAGAAGGAGCCCATTCAAATTATACGTGGCGGTCGTGTAATCACGTTACCACCTATCGAGGCGCCAGCCACTAGAAGCAAAAGATTGCAGACTAAAGTTGAGCCCGCTCAAAAGTTATTAGAATCAATGAAACCTACGGAAAAGTTCAG TTTGCAAACGGTACCGCAAAGATCATTGCAAATTCTGAAAAACGAAACACCCACGAACGTTATAGATCAAgatgaagaaattgaaaacgaaGATCTAATGgaagaagacgacgaagaGGTGGTTGAGGAGGAAGAAATGGATCAGTTTGCCGGTGatgaggaggaagaagaagatgagGAACAGAAGCAAGTCAGAGCGGTTGGGGTAGACGAGGAAGAGgcagaggaagaagaagatgacgaagaggaggaagaagaggaggataATTCAGATTCGGAAGACGATCCTGATAGACTCTGGTGTATATGCAAACGACCGCATAATAATCGTTTTATGATTTGTTGCGACGTATGCGAGGATTGGTTCCATGGAAAGTGCGTGCATGTCAGCAAAGCTATGG GTCAACAAATGGAAGAGAAAGGTATAGAATGGGTTTGTCCAAATTGtttgaagaaaaaggaagaagagtTGAAAACGAAAATAACTGTTCCAAATATGGTTGGAAAGCAACGTGTACAAATAGACAATCCGATCGCTCTAAAAAATCTTACAGTCCCTAACCCGGTGACGGTTGGTGGAGAAACCACACCCATGAACCCCTCCAGTTCTGATTACGGCGATGTACAATATTCTGGTAATAGCagcagtagcagcagcagTATGCAATGCGTGGTTTGCAAGAAGGAAGCAAGGAATTCTAGTATTTATTGCTCCGACGCTTGCATACTCGCACACGCTCAAGAAACTCTCACCAAAGACAAGCCATCGTCAACTGGATCAACGACCAGCCCAAAGGGAACAAGGCCATTGCCTCTTGAGATTTCTGCAAGGACGAAATCTGAAAGTAGAGTCATagttttcgaaagaaaaactGGAAAGGTGTTAAGCG GTATCGATGCACCAACAAGAACAAACTTGCGTACATGGTTGAAAGAAAATCCTACATTCGAAGTAGTTAGTGCAAATAATCTAGGTCCGTTGCAAATAGGAAAAGCAATTGCAACAATTCATACGCAAATTCCTGGTAAACCA GGTAAATCGACGCTGTTAACGTCCGGAAAGGGACCAAATCTTCAGAAGATGACGTATACCAAAGTACCAGGTTCGAAGCAAATGATTATAACAACGGGGAATAAAAAGTTTACGGTAATTTCTGCAGGACAGCAGCCACAACACATTCAGGCGACGAACATAAAACcaatacaaataaaacaaacgctGATCACCCAGCCGAATAAAAATCCGTTCGTGTTGAAAACAACTACTATCAAATCCAGCACCCCGATACAAATGAAGCAGCAGCAGAATATGCAGGCGCTCAAACAGACTCCACCCGTGAAAAGACAAGAGGTGAAACAGCCGGTTTTACAAGCGAAACAACAATTGAAGTTGACCCCGCCGAAGAAGCCTGAAACTGAACCGATaagattaaatataagaaaaactTTGACAGAGTTATTATCGAGCCGTATAAAAGAAACTGAGGATTTAAAGTTAACCGATGACGAGATTGCTGATCTAGCTTTCAACATTGAGTTGGAgatgtacaaatattttaaagataccGGAGCAAAGTACAAAGCCAAATACAGAAGTCTcgtgtttaatataaaagatacgAAAAACTTGACgttatttcgtaaaatagCCAACAGATCGTTAACGCCTGACGCGGTAGTAAGACTAAGCCCTGATGAAATGGCTAGCCAAGAATTGGCTGAATGGCGAGAAAAGGAGACCAAGCACCAGTTAGAGatgataaagaaaaatgaattggACATGATGGCACAGGCAAAGTCTATAGTTGTGAAAACACACAAAGGCGAACAGATTATTGAAAACGACGGTGGTATCGATCATGTTGATCCGAAAACTCCGGTACAAGATATCGTGACAGCGTTGAATAGCACGGACAGCATAACGTCAACGGTGGACGATCCAGAAAAGGAGTTAGATAGAATAAACGATGAGGAGCGGTTGAGAATCAAGGAAGAAGTCAAAAAGTCGAAATTCTTCgacgagaagaagaaaaaagaaaaggaaaggagTCGAGAAAAGGACAAGATGAAGGAGAGGAGTCGGGAAAGAGACAACAGTCGCTCGAAGGTAGTTGGTAGACGCGACAGAAGTACGAGCACCGGCAGGCACAAACACGGCAGAGATGATAGAGAACGTAGCAAGACCAGGGAGAAAAGTAGGGAAAGAAAGTCGCGCGAAAAGGAAAGCaaacgcgagagagaaagggatcGTGAGAAGGAAAAAGACCGCGATCGAGATCGATCGAGAACCAGAGATCGCGACAGAATCAAGCTCCGAGATAAAGGAAGCAAAGAGAGAAGTAAacaaaaagataaagaaaaggagagaggagaACGAGAACGACATAGGAGTGGGATCGGAGGTGGTGACGGCGGTGGTGCTGGTGGCGGTGTAGGTGTAGGTGTTGCTGGTGGCAGCGATAATTCAAAGGGTCGCAGCGTTGCTGGTGGGTTCGTATATTGTGAGTCGAAAGAGTTCGATAAAAGAGAGgacgagaagaaaagagataCAGAGAAGAAAGAGGATTCGGTCGGTTTAGCTGGAGGATCTTCGACCGAAAGATCTATCGAAGATCGTTTGTGGCGACACATAGAGGACGAAGCCACTACCAACACCATCGACGGCAATGATTCTGACGTATCGGACAGAGAGCCAACCTCGACCGTTACAATAAAGACTCCAGACATCAACGACGACGTTGACAGGGACCGAGAACAAGAGCCTCTTTCGAGCACCGTCGACAGAGACGCATCGAAAGGAAGTTGGCAGACGGTGTGGAGAGGCTTTGTGAACATGGTGGACGTTGCTAAATTCTTCATTACCGCGCAGGAGGTAAGCGGTCACGCGAAAGATTTGATGGACGACTTGCCGGACACAGTCGACGTCGTCGGTAGAATAAGCCATGATACCGTTTGGGACTACAtctcgaaaatgaaaaagactGGGTCAAAAGAAATCCTCGTAATTCGCCTTACCGCTGCCAACGATGAAGAAAAGATTCCTTATATAACGTTGTACAGTTATTTGAACAGTAGAAGTCGCTTGGGAGTGGTCGGGAATGTTTCGAAGAACATCAAAGACTTTTATATAATGCCGTTTTCGAGTCAAAGCACGATACCACAGGTTTTGTTACCTTTGAACGGTCCTGGTTTCGAGGAGCATAGACCACACCTTCTGCTGGGAATAATCGTTCGTAACAAGAGGAAGCGATTCGTTGGCGTCTCCTCGTCGACTATACCGATCAAGCTAGCAAAAAAAGATTCCGACAGGAGCTATACTCCGCCATTGGTCAGCGTTTCGAAAGACAAAGTAGGTAGTTCAAATATGGCCGCTATGATCGCAGGTACGGTCACGATCACAGCTACAGCAACCTCGACAGTTGTCGCCTCGGCCTCTTCCCCCATCGTAGCAACAGCCGGCAGCATTTATCAAAAGGCCACGATCGCTTCTGCCAAAGAGAAGCAGCAAccgcaacagcaacaacagcagcacACCGTCACGCAGACCACCCTCGACACTTTGAACAAGGCACATATCGGTATGCCGAGGAGCACGATACTCGACACCGCGACGATATGTAAAATCGTTCCGGAGCTTTCTTCCAAAATCGACCTTACCTCATCGCCTGGTAAAGCGCCCATCGACGACGATGGTGACGAACCCTACAGTCCTGGTCAGATGGACGAGGAGCAGTCCGATCGTGATCTACGAACTACTACCGCGATTTGCACAACAGCCGCAGCTTTACCATCGATTCAGTCGGTGGCAACTATGATTGGTATCGACGGGTCATCGATCGATAACGGTATTATTTCTTCCAgtaaaaattcgaacgaaCTACAACGAAAAATGGAGGAGCTAAATCGACAAATCGAAGAACAGAAGCAACAAATACAAAGCATTAGTTCGTCGTTTCTCGGTGAATCAACGTCTACTTTGCCG GGTTTAGGACTGGATCCACCGATTAGCGATGAATGCGAGGAAGCTTACAGTCCTCCCGATACAAGATCGTTTACACCACCGCCGCCTGGTATTTCAAAGTTCGCACAGCCAATCCTCGACAAAGTATCAAATATAACGATACCACCGAATTTGCAAGAAATTCTAGCGAACGTGAAGCGACAAGAAAGCACCAAAGTAGATCCGTATTTACCATCGAAACCCAGCGCCACATTCTTAACCACCGTAAACTCGGCCGTGTATCAAAACTCGGAAAAATATTCCTCCGCATCGCCTTCAAAAATCTCGATCGGTGGATCCAATAAATCCAGTTCCGACAAGTCTTCACTTGAGCCGATTAGTCATAAGGAGTCCGTttcaaaggaaaaagaaagcaaGAGTACCCTAAGTTCGTTGAGCGACCTGGACTTAATAAAGAAAGCCGAGGAGGAATTAGCTGCTGTCGCAGCCGCCGCGTCTGCAAGTGCGACCGCCACCGCGACCGGAAATACGACAATATCGGGCAGCCAGGCGGCTGAACATACCGCACAGCCAGTTTTATCCGCGACTTCGTCTCTTTCAACGATAATAGGGAATTCGAATTCGACGATGATGCCAATGTCTACGAACCTTTCGACCGGTTTAACCCCTGTTGGGGACCCTTCGCGAGATCCGACTGTGTACAAGAGCCCTTACCCGGAATCTTTCAAACGCAGCTTGGCTCCCGAACAGCCGAAACCTCCCGGCCTCGAAGACGAGGATTTCCCACCATTCCCATCTACGCCACCGAACGTAGAAACTAATGCTGCAAGGATGACACCCCGTTCCAAGTTCGTTCCGAAAAGTGGCATCGTATTGAGCGTGAAAAGAAAGATGAACGATGACAGTATCGCTTCTTCTTGTCCCTCAAGTAAAGCGTCGAGAATAAAGTCACGCTGGGGTCAAGGACCCTCCGATTCGATCGATTAG